The Tenrec ecaudatus isolate mTenEca1 chromosome 7, mTenEca1.hap1, whole genome shotgun sequence genome window below encodes:
- the LOC142452336 gene encoding trace amine-associated receptor 6-like → MALQISNTISSSSSESTPPPLELCYETMNGSCVKSPYSPGPRMLLYIVFGFGAVLAVFGNLLVIISVLHFKQLHSPTNFLIASLACADFLVGVTVMPFSMVRSVESCWYFGDSFCTFHTCCDVAFCYSSLCHLCFISIDRYIAVTDPLVYPTKFTVSVSRMCISISWILSVVYSGALLYTGAHDDGLEEVAQALYCIGRCQLVLNQDWVLTDFLLFFTPTLVMITLYSKIFLVARKQAQKVEASVNNSESSSETYKARVAKRERKAAKTLGVTVVAFLISWLPYIVDSFFDAYLGIMTPSFVYEILAWFAYYNSSLNPLIYAVFYPWFRRAIKLILTGKVLKDSSSTINLFSQKA, encoded by the coding sequence ATGGCTCTCCAGATAAGCAAcaccatcagcagcagcagcagtgagtCCACGCCTCCCCCCTTGGAGCTCTGCTATGAGACCATGAACGGATCCTGTGTCAAGTCTCCCTACTCACCAGGACCCCGCATGCTTCTGTACATCGTGTTTGGCTTTGGAGCTGTGCTCGCAGTGTTTGGGAACCTGCTGGTGATCATTTCCGTCCTACATTTCAAGCAGCTGCATTCTCCaaccaatttcctcattgcctccctggcctgtgctgacTTTTTGGTGGGTGTGACCGTGATGCCTTTCAGCATGGTCAGGTCTGTAGAGAGCTGCTGGTATTTTGGGGACAGTTTTTGTACTTTCCACACATGCTGTGATGTGGCATTTTGCTACTCTTCTCTCTGTCACTTGTGCTTCATCTCCATTGACAGGTACATCGCTGTTACTGACCCTCTGGTCTATCCGACCAAGTTCACTGTGTCGGTCTCTCGAATGTGCATCAGCATCTCCTGGATCCTGTCTGTTGTGTACAGTGGTGCCCTGTTGTACACAGGAGCCCATGATGATGGGTTAGAGGAAGTAGCTCAAGCTCTCTACTGCATAGGTCGTTGTCAACTTGTTTTAAATCAAGACTGGGTTTTGAcagattttctgttatttttcacACCTACGCTAGTTATGATCACTCTCTACAGTAAGATTTTTCTTGTGGCTAGAAAACAGGCTCAAAAGGTTGAAGCCTCTGTTAACAATTCAGAATCATCATCTGAAACTTACAAAGCCAGAgtggccaagagagagagaaaagcagcTAAGACCCTGGGGGTCACAGTGGTGGCATTTTTGATTTCATGGCTGCCGTATATTGTTGATTCGTTTTTTGATGCTTATTTGGGAATTATGACCCCCTCTTTTGTCTATGAAATATTAGCCTGGTTTGCTTATTATAACTCTTCTCTAAATCCTTTGATATATGCTGTATTTTACCCTTGGTTTAGGAGAGCAATAAAACTCATTTTAACAGGTAAGGTGTTAAAAGACAGTTCCTCCACCATCAATTTATTTTCCCAAAAAGCCTAA
- the LOC142452335 gene encoding trace amine-associated receptor 6-like, with protein sequence MSLQVSNTISSSSESPPPPLELCYENMNGSCFKSPYSPGPRLLLYMVFGFGAVLAVFGNLLVIISVLHFKQLHSPTNFLIASLACADFLVGVTVMPFSMVRSVDSCWYFGDSFCTFHSCCDWAFCYSSIFHLCSISIDRYIAVTDPLVYPTKFTVSVSGMCISISWILPIVYSGALFYTGAHDDGLEELARDLYCIGRCQLVLNQDWVLTDFLFFFIPALVMITLYSKIFLVARKQAQKVEASVSNSESASETYKARVAKRERKAAKTLGVTVVAFMISWLPYVIDSFFDAYLGIMTPSFVYEILVWFAYYNSSLNPLIYAVFYPWFRRAIKLILTGKVLKDSSSTINLFSKEVKI encoded by the coding sequence ATGTCTCTCCAGGTAAGCAAcaccatcagcagcagcagtgagTCCCCGCCTCCTCCCTTGGAGCTCTGCTATGAGAACATGAACGGATCCTGTTTCAAGTCTCCCTACTCACCGGGACCCCGCTTGCTTCTGTACATGGTGTTTGGCTTTGGAGCTGTGCTCGCAGTGTTTGGAAACCTGCTGGTGATCATTTCCGTCCTACATTTCAAGCAGCTGCATTCTCCaaccaatttcctcattgcctccctggcctgtgctgacTTCTTGGTGGGTGTGACCGTGATGCCTTTCAGCATGGTCAGGTCTGTGGACAGCTGCTGGTACTTCGGGGACAGCTTTTGTACTTTCCACTCATGCTGTGACTGGGCATTTTGTTACTCTTCTATTTTCCACTTGTGCTCCATCTCCATCGACAGGTACATCGCTGTCACTGACCCTCTGGTCTATCCGACCAAGTTCACTGTGTCTGTGTCAGGAATGTGCATCAGCATCTCCTGGATCCTGCCCATTGTGTACAGTGGTGCCCTGTTCTACACAGGAGCCCACGATGATGGGTTAGAGGAACTAGCCCGTGACCTCTATTGCATAGGCCGTTGTCAACTTGTTTTAAATCAAGACTGGGTTTTGacagattttctgttctttttcatacCAGCTCTTGTGATGATCACTCTCTACAGTAAGATTTTTCTTGTGGCGAGAAAACAGGCTCAAAAGGTTGAAGCCTCTGTTAGCAATTCAGAATCAGCATCAGAAACTTACAAAGCCAGAgtggccaagagagagagaaaagcagcTAAGACCCTGGGGGTCACAGTGGTGGCATTTATGATTTCATGGCTACCATATGTGATTGACTCATTTTTTGATGCTTATTTAGGTATTATGACCCCCTCTTTTGTCTATGAAATATTAGTCTGGTTTGCTTATTATAACTCATCTCTAAATCCTTTGATATATGCTGTATTTTACCCTTGGTTTAGGAGAGCAATAAAACTCATTTTAACAGGTAAGGTATTAAAAGACAGTTCCTCCACCATCAATTTATTTTCCAAAGAAgtcaaaatatga